The Aphis gossypii isolate Hap1 chromosome 3, ASM2018417v2, whole genome shotgun sequence genome includes a region encoding these proteins:
- the LOC114121754 gene encoding acyl-protein thioesterase 1-like: MSEDAFIVSPTRKHTGTIIFLHGLGENGENWKLVLSKMVKPNVKVICLNAKKIPLTLNKGFPTAAWFDLASLDENKLEDETSIMRAVENLHDIIDEEIAASKVSATKTMLAGFSQGGALAMYAALTYHKRLAAVIAMSSWPVLRHTLPDAAVSNTNIPMLQCHGTEDPVIYYKWGLILADALKEMNPKYEFKSYEGLMHAVNDQELQDVKTFINKIFP; the protein is encoded by the exons atgtcggAAGACGCGTTCATCGTATCACCCACCAGAAAACACACAGGCACC aTCATATTCTTGCACGGACTTGGAGAAAATGG GGAAAACTGGAAGCTAGTGCTCTCTAAAATGGTCAAACCCAACGTCAAAGTCATCTGCCTTAAtgc AAAGAAAATTCCTCTCACCCTTAACAAGGGTTTCCCAACGGCTGCGTGGTTTGATTTAGCGTCGCTGGATGAAAATAAACTGGAAGACGAGACGAGTATCATGCGGGCCGTCGAAAATCTGCACGACATCATCGACGAGGAGATCGCTGCGTCCAAAGTGTCAGCCACCAAAACCATGTTGGCCGGTTTCTCACAAGGTGGCGCCCTGGCTATGTATGCTGCACTTACCTATCACAAACGGTTAGCTGCCGTCATAGCCATGTCCAGTTGGCCGGTGCTCCGACACACCTTGCCCGAT GCGGCCGTCAGCAACACCAACATTCCGATGTTACAATGTCACGGGACCGAAGATCCGGTCATTTACTACAAATGGGGATTAATTTTGGCCGATGCCCTCAAGGAAATGAACCCCAAGTACGAGTTTAAATCATACGAGGGTTTGATGCACGCCGTAAACGAccag gaattaCAAGATGTCAAAACTTTCATCAACAAAATATTCCCttga